The proteins below are encoded in one region of Ostrea edulis chromosome 3, xbOstEdul1.1, whole genome shotgun sequence:
- the LOC125675210 gene encoding parkin coregulated gene protein-like — MSKTLFETRVNEKKSFGSMKKTDDAFTTKSYMKKSADQKMGSPPAAGAFVKKDAPPTAFRKFYERGDFPIALEHDTKGNKIAWKVEIEKLDYHHYLPLFFDGLCETAHPYEFFARQGVHDMLEHGGSKILPVIPQLIIPIKNALNMRNPQVMCTTLKVLQHLVVSADMVGEALVPYYRQILPILNIFKNRNLNSGDGIDYSQQKRENIGDLIQETLEAFERHGGEDAFINIKYMIPTYESCMLN, encoded by the exons ATGTCGAAGACACTGTTTGAGACTCGAGTGAACGAGAAAAAGAGCTTTGGAAGCATGAAGAAGACAGATGATGCATTCACAACAAAATCTTACATGAAAAAGAGCGCCGAT CAGAAAATGGGTTCACCCCCAGCAGCAGGTGCTTTTGTTAAGAAAGATGCACCACCCACAGCATTCAGAAAATTCTATGAACGTGGTGATTTTCCCATTGCTTTGGAACATGACacaaaaggaaataaaattgcGTGGAAG gTTGAGATTGAAAAGCTAGATTATCATCACTATCTTCCTCTCTTTTTCGATGGTCTGTGTGAAACAGCACACCCGTACGAGTTCTTTGCCAGACAGGGTGTTCATGACATGCTTGAGCATGGTGGTTCCAAAATCTTACCTGTAATACCTCAGTTAATTATCCCAATTAAAA ATGCGTTAAACATGAGGAACCCACAGGTTATGTGCACAACTCTCAAAGTCCTGCAACATCTGGTGGTGTCAGCTGACATGGTGGGAGAAGCACTTGTGCCTTACTACAGACAAATTCTGCCAATCctcaacattttcaaaaatagaaatt TGAATTCAGGAGATGGAATTGACTACAGCCAACAGAAAAGAGAGAACATTGGAGATCTAATACAGGAAACATTAGAAGCATTCGAACGCCATGGAGGAGAGGATGCATTTATCAACATCAAATACATGATTCCAACATACGAGTCATGTATGCTTAACTAA
- the LOC125675209 gene encoding 28S ribosomal protein S15, mitochondrial-like yields MYSFSKACITAVQEQCSYGRIMFLSCRKFASKYSNSVCVPMACYKPATCEKVKLLNHETAINTISVRWYVSYEEKRQKQKTHAQKMIEMFDLPTKKKKFETRQPFDYSGDVVEQKRLEDDKTLFVYRGLEDQFKDLPDNYKKVTTIEYADGQEKLAHRIWTMQEKFHNICKYGEKREMIIARKTVQIRNLLEHCKKYKKDTLSRVILLEQIQGRKKELKKLRKADYKRFMWLLQELQIKYKPHPLYVDVNSRRARMRRYLREEACREIRDKINAVYERLDNEKENFYAKKEKQLAEIQRDLLRYDINDSELLENVKVLRQQRVLERLNRPPPTPNTYSWIQVDKDNKKAQRREKEAHRMSMIKKGEERLKEMGIKPV; encoded by the exons atgTACTCTTTCTCGAAAGCCTGTATAACTGCAGTACAGGAACAGTGCAGCTATGGAAGAATTATGTTTCTGTCATGTAGAAAATTTGcatcaaaatattcaaacaGTGTTTGTGTTCCTATGGCATGCTACAAACCAGCAACGTGTGAAAAGGTCAAATTACTGAACCATG AGACTGCCATAAATACAATATCTGTCCGGTGGTATGTCAGTTATGAAGAAAAGAGACAGAAACAAAAGACACATGCCCAGAAGATGATTGAAATGTTTGATCTgccaacaaaaaagaaaaagtttgagaCAAGACAGCCATTTGATTACTCTG GTGATGTCGTGGAACAGAAACGTTTGGAAGATGACAAAACTCTTTTTGTTTATAGGGGATTAGAAGACCAATTTAAAGA cCTCCCAGACAATTACAAAAAAGTAACAACAATTGAATATGCAGATGGG CAAGAAAAATTAGCTCATAGAATATGGACTATGCAGGAGAAATTCCACAACATTTGCAAATATGGAGAGAAGCGTGAAATGATAA TTGCTAGAAAAACTGTCCAGATCAGAAATCTACTGGAGCATTGCAAGAAATACAAAAAG GATACCTTGTCTAGAGTGATTCTGCTGGAACAGATACAAGGACGTAAAAAGGAattaaagaaattaagaaaagcaGACTATAAGAGATTCATGTGGTTACTTCAGGAACTACAAATCAAGTACAAACCTCATCCATTGTATGTTGATGTGAACAGCAGACGTGCAAGGATGCGGAGGTATTTACGAGAGGAGGCGTGTAGGGAAATTAGAGACAAAATCAACGCTGTGTATGAAAGACTTGACAACGAGAAAGAGAACTTTTATGCAAAGAAGGAAAAACAACTTGCAGAGATTCAGAGAGATCTGTTAAGATATGATATCAATGACAGTGAATTGTTAGAAAATGTGAAGGTACTTAGACAACAACGGGTTTTAGAGAGACTGAACCGACCACCACCAACGCCAAACACCTACAGCTGGATCCAGGTGGACAAAGACAACAAAAAGGCTCAACGACGTGAAAAGGAGGCCCACAGAATGAGCATGATCAAGAAAGGAGAGGAGAGGTTAAAAGAAATGGGAATTAAACCAGTGTAA
- the LOC125675947 gene encoding synaptic vesicle glycoprotein 2C-like, with the protein MMEEHQRLINNQADGDISLSPAGEDTLYEDAIKRTGYGKFHWLVLILCGWAVSSDAIEVLSVSFMLPSAEKDLSMSSQDKGWLNAIIFVGMMIGGYFWGSLADRHGRRTILMGSLTVNGLGGLVSSTSQVFWIFLLARFISGIGVGGSIPVIFSYFTEFQPKEKRGKMISALATFWMFGNIIAAGLAWSVIPRDIGYFSPNFKYNSWRIFVALCTIPSLSSAVFFVFMPESPKFLLSVGQNKNALSVLRLIYRKNNPRLSKYDVTSVVLDRDYRPTHQSDDRQRGCVSGMSQNLKSLMSTSGELFRPPLLRSTVVMLIINFSLSFGYYGLWMWFPELFHRVELYGGSPCDHHSTPPNRTDNTTKFLDSEWIYFSGFMTALSNLPGNLLTIYLMDQIGRKLLLATSMVGSGVSVFFIPFVRDRWQNLAISCLFGAVSTIGWNSLDVLSAELFPTNVRSTAFGILSGVGRIAAILGNVVFGELVDLHCSIPMILVAGLLVFGGLISIRLPSTVQTDIH; encoded by the exons CTGATAAATAATCAAGCAGATGGAG ACATATCTTTAAGTCCGGCTGGTGAGGACACGCTTTATGAAGATGCCATCAAACGAACAG GCTATGGCAAATTTCATTGGCTGGTCCTCATCCTCTGTGGCTGGGCAGTGTCCAGTGATGCAATAGAAGTCCTTTCTGTGTCATTCATGCTGCCCTCAGCTGAGAAAGACCTCAGTATGTCCTCCCAGGATAAAGGCTGGCTTAATGCAATCATATTTGTTG GTATGATGATAGGGGGGTACTTTTGGGGCTCGCTGGCTGACCGTCACGGTCGCCGCACCATTCTGATGGGTTCACTAACCGTGAATGGACTTGGGGGATTGGTCTCCAGTACTTCACAAGTGTTCTGGATTTTCCTGCTTGCCAGATTCATCAGCGGTATTGG AGTAGGAGGAAGCATACCTGTGATATTTTCATACTTCACTGAATTCCAACCAAAGGAGAAGCGAGGAAAAATGATCAGTGCCTTGGCAACATTTTGGATGTTTGGAAATATCATTGCTGCTG GTCTAGCCTGGTCAGTGATTCCCCGTGATATCGGTTACTTCAGTCCAAACTTTAAGTACAACAGTTGGAGAATATTTGTGGCCCTCTGCACCATTCCTAGTCTTTCATCTGCTGTGTTCTTTGTCTTCATGCCTGAAAGTCCAAAGTTCTTGCTTTCT GTAGGACAAAACAAAAATGCTTTGTCTGTATTAAGACTTATATACAGAAAGAACAATCCcagattatcaaaatatgat GTGACTTCAGTAGTATTAGACCGAGACTACAGGCCAACACATCAGAGTGATGATCGACAAAGAGGTTGTGTCTCAGGAATGTCACAAAATCTCAAAAGT CTAATGTCTACCTCAGGTGAGCTGTTTAGGCCTCCTCTCCTTAGATCTACTGTCGTCATGCTTATCATCAACTTCTCACTCAGCTTTGG ATACTATGGCCTGTGGATGTGGTTTCCTGAACTGTTCCATCGGGTTGAGCTGTATGGGGGGTCACCCTGTGACCACCACTCCACACCCCCTAACCGGACGGACAACACCACAAAGTTTCTGGATTCTGAATGGATCTATTTCTCAGGATTTATGACAGCACTCTCCAATCTTCCAGGGAATCTCCTGACTATCTACCTCATGGACCAGATTGGAAGGAAACTCCTCCTGG cCACTAGTATGGTGGGCTCCGGAGTCAGTGTGTTCTTTATTCCGTTCGTTCGAGACAGGTGGCAGAACCTGGCCATTTCCTGTTTGTTTGGAGCTGTGTCGACCATAGGCTGGAACTCCTTGGATGTCCTCTCGGCAGAACTGTTTCCAACCAATGTCAG GTCCACAGCATTTGGTATACTGTCAGGGGTTGGTAGAATAGCCGCCATTTTGGGAAATGTTGTGTTTGGTGAGCTGGTTGATCTTCATTGTTCTATTCCAATGATTCTTGTAGCAGGACTACTGGTATTTGGGGGCCTGATTTCAATACGCCTCCCCAGCACTGTACAGACTGATATCCACTGA
- the LOC125675941 gene encoding uncharacterized protein LOC125675941, whose protein sequence is MAFLCPSRVGRGTKEKKRKVTSSAIFGRITGSDSVDTLVRVGLEKQHGLPPNAKMVVLQDFTPQADREMEVKRGQEVFHLYRENDCLYRENDWCYVITLDGREGFIPESFCLGVSNSPSLHSKSKSKDSPRNSGEYKSFDTFDSDSFFSCTEDYVNDVTDGVKRLSTPLNQLNVVDYQNVTVAPEVRPFRKTSHGHFIVLFDFTAQDENDISVERAELLDVLNIEDPDWSWVRRGNGEEGFVPKSYICPVEPLKAQEKMLALQNKQKRTSTPTIRQPLLSNLSPRRYSQSREPPVAPPLRNPLRTSAIRNRYNELDQESNYSDTQKEQHRSTSASRQNGDKYSVLRSPLVMSHPVKRSNSPSRAPNSAETIHQGDNSIHSSPLIVYDQPYSQRVTSRSPSPRSHAHSELTNQKTHHRTRSASPASSVGYENVGSSSISGTEIVTNIGATKKSSLSLSDQDLYKKRKQSDDSNNKYSSYQNLSYGAYSLVQNESLGNDISHIQNTTMNRESVSPTRSYNTKTEFGPVCSSSSARYMSNDNAQAFNSHGSELVMMYDFNDESRGGLNVKRGDLIYANGADQQGTDWLWVFYAPTSQYGYVPRNYVKSTQLKTAL, encoded by the exons ATGGCTTTCTTGTGTCCAAGTCGAGTTGGTCGAGGaacgaaagaaaaaaagaggaaag TCACATCGTCTGCCATCTTCGGTAGGATCACTGGAAGTGACAGCGTGGATACCCTTGTCAGAGTCGGTCTGGAGAAACAGCATGGGCTCCCTCCCAATGCAAAAATGGTTGTTCTGCAGGATTTTACTCCTCAAGCCGACAGGGAAATGGAAGTCAAGCGCGGGCAAGAAGTGTTTCACCTCTACAGAGAAAATGATTGCCTCTACAGAGAAAATGATTGGTGCTATGTCATCACTCTTGATGGACGCGAAGGGTTTATCCCGGAGTCCTTTTGTTTGGGAGTGTCTAACTCTCCCAGTTTACACTCCAAAAGTAAATCCAAAGATTCTCCAAGGAATTCCGGAGAATACAAATCGTTCGATACCTTTGACTCGGATTCTTTCTTTTCATGTACAGAGGATTATGTTAATGACGTCACTGACGGTGTTAAAAGATTATCCACTCCTTTAAACCAGCTGAATGTAGTTGACTACCAGAATGTCACTGTGGCACCGGAAGTAAGACCATTCCGGAAGACTTCTCATGGACATTTTATTGTGTTGTTCGACTTTACGGCGCAGGACGAAAATGATATATCGGTGGAGCGAGCTGAACTTCTTGACGTTCTTAATATTGAAGATCCGGACTGGTCCTGGGTACGCCGAGGAAACGGGGAGGAGGGATTTGTACCCAAGTCCTACATATGCCCAGTGGAACCACTGAAGGCTCAAG AGAAAATGTTAGCTCTGCAGAACAAACAGAAACGAACAAGCACTCCGACAATCCGCCAACCTCTTCTATCGAATCTCTCACCAAGGCGGTACTCCCAGTCAAGAGAACCTCCGGTGGCTCCTCCACTTCGAAATCCCCTTAGGACATCGGCAATCAGAAACCGTTATAATGAACTTGATCAAGAATCGAATTACTCCGACACTCAAAAAGAACAGCATCGGTCAACTTCGGCATCCCGACAGAATGGCGATAAGTACTCGGTTCTGAGGTCCCCGCTTGTGATGTCACATCcggtcaaaaggtcaaattcTCCATCAAGAGCCCCCAATAGTGCAGAAACAATCCATCAAGGGGATAATTCCATACATTCTTCACCTCTGATTGTTTATGATCAGCCATATTCTCAGAGAGTAACCAGTCGTTCTCCTTCTCCTAGGTCACATGCGCACTCAGAATTAACCAATCAGAAAACGCATCATCGCACGCGATCTGCCTCGCCGGCCTCTTCCGTTGGTTACGAGAATGTGGGTTCAAGCTCCATTTCTGGTACTGAAATCGTTACCAATATCGGTGCAACAAAAAAGTCATCTCTATCTTTATCAGATCAAGACCTCTATAAGAAACGAAAGCAAAGCGATGACAGCAACAACAAATACAGTTCTTACCAAAACTTGTCATATGGGGCTTACAGTCTTGTTCAGAATGAAAGTCTGGGAAACGATATTAGTCACATACAAAATACCACAATGAATCGAGAGTCTGTTTCCCCGACACGGTCTTATAACACTAAAACAGAATTTGGACCGGTGTGCTCTTCATCCAGCGCTAGATACATGTCTAATGACAATGCCCAAGCATTCAACAGCCATGGCTCCGAACTAGTGATGATGTACGATTTCAATGATGAAAGTCGAGGAGGACTGAACGTTAAACGTGGAGATCTGATATACGCCAACGGCGCGGATCAACAAGGAACGGACTGGCTCTGGGTTTTTTACGCTCCTACCAGTCAGTATGGATATGTTCCCAGGAATTATGTAAAATCTACACAATTAAAGACAGCTCTTTGA
- the LOC125675211 gene encoding serine-enriched protein-like, with protein sequence MDLCNSRLNLVENDFLKVSEFEYDNEGCSSGYDSATEQSNFDKESDTPISEASIDEDPTAESEVMKYRSTQELCNSLQYIISLPDLCDVKFLVGDKRVPVYGVKAILATRSRMFYNLILEAQRQSPVSKKSKKKSGKNKTLSNHVAIEINNYQPADFKELINFVHCGKVNIRNSNVAGLYCGASEFHLPELKIACRDFTKRSMRNGNTAVILKSTKIYLDRHRAGKTFMEKIRGYQKSMNG encoded by the exons ATGGATCTCTGCAACTCACGACTGAATTTGGTGGAGAATGACTTCTTGAAAGTATCCGAGTTCGAGTATGATAATGAag GGTGTTCCTCTGGTTATGATTCGGCCACAGAACAGTCCAACTTCGACAAGGAATCTGATACACCAATCTCCGAGGCCAGCATAGACGAAGACCCAACCGCTGAATCGGAAGTGATGAAATACAGAAGTACCCAAGAACTCTGCAACTCCCTCCAGTACATTATCTCACTTCCGGATCTCTGTGACGTAAAATTCCTCGTTGGAGATAAACGTGTTCCGGTTTATGGTGTCAAGGCAATTCTAGCCACGAGAAGTCGCATGTTCTACAACCTAATCCTGGAGGCTCAGCGACAGTCGCCTGTGTCAAAGAAATCTAAAAAGAAGAGCGGAAAGAACAAAACTCTCTCCAACCACGTTGCTATTGAAATCAACAACTACCAGCCGGCAGATTTCAAGGAACTTATCAACTTTGTGCACTGTGGGAAAGTTAACATTAGAAATTCAAATGTGGCGGGGCTATACTGCGGTGCTTCCGAGTTTCATCTTCCTGAATTGAAGATCGCATGTCGAGACTTCACAAAAAGATCTATGAGGAATGGCAACACGGCAGTCATCCTGAAATCAACGAAAATCTATCTTGATCGTCATCGCGCTGGCAAAACGTTTATGGAGAAAATTCGGGGTTATCAAAAATCCATGAATGGCTGA